CTTTGATTGCTTTAATATATGCATGTTTGAGGCCCGGAATCTCTGATGCCATGCTCTCTTTACTGTGGGATTCAGTTATTGTCAACATACTTGAAAAGTGTGCCTTGAAAAACGAGGTTACTATTTTTGAGTCTTCTAACATACTTTTGGCTCTCTTTAACACGCTGTCTAATGGAGTTTGGAAAGATGACCGCTTGGTTTGCCGTGAATCGGTAGAAGCAAAAGAACTTCCAAAGCTCAATCCTGTTTGGGTTCGTGCTAATTGTAGTCGGACAATTGAACCGGTCAAGactttacttttattaGCCAAACCAGATCATACTGTTAAAACCACTACGCCTGCTCGTAAACAGCATATACGAGGTCTTAGTTATGAACAAAGTTCGTCTGTTTGGAGTACTTATATAAAGTGTTTGGCCAGTGCTGGACAGAAGGAAATTAAAAGGTCTGTAGAGACTGGCCGAGCTATATGCTGCATATGCTCATCGCTtcacaaatttttatattcgaAATCTATTCGTAAAGATGAACTGTATGTGGAAAGAGTCTCGAGGTTTGCATTAATGGTTAAGTCTGCCATTGAAGCTTTTGGTATTAATACATTCGTCGAAGCATCATATCTGGTTTCCGATAATCAGCTTGTTTTAATAGATCAGACAAAAGCAATCGATAGTTATGATCATGTCCCAATTAGCCCCTTAATTTACTTGCTCCACTCTCTCGCTCTTTTAACAAACGGCACATTATTTTCGACTGTACATGCCGCTTACAGCAGTATTCTGTCATCCATTGAAGAATATCATTTAAGATTTGGTTTAAAACTTATGTTACTTTGGGATTGTGTATCTCCTTTGAGTGACGATGGAACTTTAGTGCTTGCGAGAGTTCTCGTTTCCCATGAAGTATCTAGGTTGACCTCGGAGGCTCTGCTTTCAGAACTTAAAAGTCGGAATGGAAATAATTCAGTAGAAGAAGGATTTTCAGAAGAGGAGCGATCCATATTACTTAAACTATTAAGTTGGAATGTGAAGTTTTGCAGTATTAGTGATGCTGGTAGTGTAAACAATCTTCTTCAACAATACTTTACCgctatttataaatttgaagGATGTGGTAGcgtttttccttttgtcGTTGATCCTTTTACTACAATCCTCGATGATGTATTAAGTTTTGAAGCAAATAAAGTTTATTCATTTGCCATATCTTTGATGAAAGTTTCTACTTTTGAAAGTTGCACAAAGGAGCTACCACCTGTAACATTACCTGAAAATATCAGACAACACCTGGATAGTTACAACCACATGGTCGAATTGTATAATACACTGTTACAAAGGTTATCAAGTTCCGATCAAGTAGATCTACAGTGTCGCTATCTTCATGAGCTTTCTGaatttataaagaaaataccCAAAGAGTTCATTTTTCATACTATTTGTAAGTTGTCTAAAGGTTTGATACCTTGCTTCCTTATGAACGCTTTTCCACAATTAGAGAAATCTACCACATTACAAAAATCATGTACCAACTTttgtatattaattttgcaGCTGCTACTAAATTCCACTGCTACAGCTTCTAATATTTTAGAATCTCTTTCTCCGCTGTTGACATCAGGTCttaaaagtatttcaaaAGAGGTGGTCCTTGCTGCTATCAAGTTTTGGAATCAAGTTTTTGGTAAATTTGAATCGGAAGAATACCCTATTGAACtacaaaaaacaatatcgTATCTGAGCAAAACTTATATTATTCTTTTACCGTTTCAGTCACTATGTCCTGGTGGTAAGCAAGCCAACCATCAATCGAGCGAAAAGATGTCGGATATATTAAAAGGAGTTGATGAGTTGCGATCTGTCTCTAAGAATGGTCCTTATGCTTCTTCACAAGATAAAGGAGAAAAGACTACCGAATTCTCTGGTCCTGGTAAACCTAATAACGACAATTACATACAGATTGCTTCTGTGCAAGAATTAGACGACAGCTCAAAAGGGAAAGCAGGAAAAATGCCAGCGtctaagaaaaataaaagacaaaaaggtgatgttaaaaaaattgatgaaacaaaaaatgaagctACTGATATGGAAGAGTCTTTGACAACACCGTCTGGCAAGGTCAATAAGGAAGTAATTGTAGACGATACTTCTTTAAGAGATGAAGCAATTGTACCTGATAAAGCTATAGATGTGGCAGACAACTCTAACGCtcttttaaaggaaaatatttcaaGCCAAAGCAATAGGAAAGCTGATAATAATGGAACGCCGAGTGTCAATAACTCCTTCACTACAGCAAATAATGATGAAtgttcaaaagaaaattctcAGATAGAACCAGAAGGGCAAACTGCCTCTCGTGAAGGTGTTCTATCTACTCCTCGCAGTACTAGAAAGAAACGAAAACTTGGACGTAAGAGCCAATCTTCCAACGTGAATAAGGAAGTTGCAATTAGCGAAGTGTCCGCAACCTTGGAAAATGTGGAAGTCATAGAACGACATGGGATTTCAGAACAGGGACAGAATCTGGACGAATCTGCTTGTGTACTTACTAATGAAAGTAGTTTGAGCCAAACTGAAATACCAGAGGAAAAAACCGAGAATGAAACAACTGCAGTTAACGGATTTGAAAATTCCAAGAAACGACAATTTTCGAGCTTACTTTCAGGGTCCATTGATACAAACAATGAATCCAACAAAGTTTCATCTGTAGAGTTTGATAAATCTGGTCCTCAAGACATTATACAATCAATGACGGAAGCCACTTTTGAAATCGAAAAGAATATACAAGATTTAAAATCGGAGGAAGTTCAGAAGCTTAGTGATTTGTTGATGAGATTACAGAGAGCTATTTTATCTAGAATTGCTTGATTATTCAACTCATGGGTACAGGAATTACGGACCGGCATTGGGGTCAATTTAGTCATAAATCAATCTTATTAATGGGGTTCATACTGGCATTTAATATATAACATATGTATATAGATAAGAACTTTCTAGTTTCAAGAGGATAGAGGTATGCGTATATGTGATGTGTCCAAATATCTTATATCATCAAACCAATGATGTTGTAACGTCTCTTCAATAGTAATGCGATCATGCACATTTCTATCAAGCATTCGACAAATTAAATCGACATTATCTTTCGATAGTTCAAAAGGAATTCTAAGTTTGGCGTCCAAAATCTCTTCGATCTAATAATTAGTTAGCATACCATTATAATAATTCTCTTACGTTATAATAAGGGTTTTCCCGATAAACTATCGtgtataataaaatacCCAAAGCCCAAATATCCTGTTCTTTACCGAGATATTTTTCACCTCTTAGTAGCTCCGGAGCAGCAAAACCAACTGTACCCCGAAATGTATCAAAAGGCCCGTTTTTCGTAAGGCTCGAACTACCGAAATCAATGAGTCTTGCACATCCGTTTCCTTCTAGAATTACGTTTTCATCTTTGATGTCTCGGTGGATTATGTCAAAAGAATGCAGATGGGCAACAGCTAATGcgatttggaaaaatataGCCTTGCTCTCTTTCTCAGAAATCGATGGTTTTAATTCGATGTAATCAAACAAATCTATTCCAGGCTTTTGGGGCTCAGTTAACAAATAGTAGTTTTCATtgtcttcaaaaaaagttatcaTTTTTACGATGTTAGGGTGGGAATgagctttcaaaaaatgaagtatACTGATCTCCATAGGTACGGTTCCAAGATCTTTATCTCGCATCCATGAATCCAAAAGTATCCTACTTTTACTAattgatttcaaaataacTTCATGAACCTTGTTAGATTTATAAGTTGCAAGTTTTACTTGACCATAAGCGCCTATTCCTAATTCCTTGATAGTTGTATAGCTTGCGATGTTGTGTGGTACAACCTCCCATTCCGAATCAACGTAATCTTCGTCTGCCGAAAggtcttcttcttcttcactCTCGTCAGAAATAACGACTTCTTCTAAGATCACAGAGGAGCGCATTGATCTTACGAAATCAGACGCACGATTATCCACTGAATCAAATATAAGCCATACTCCAAAAGCGGGCTCATTAGACTTAACAGAATGAGGTGAAACAGAAATAATCTGGCAATCAATTTGTATTATATTTCCATCCGAATGGATTAAATATGGATAGTCCgcttttttcattttatcaGCTGTACAAGTACGATAAGCATGTCGAACGTGTATTTCGGAAACAACTCTACCAGGATCAAGTGCGTGACTATCCGCTAATTGCTGCAGAACCAATTTAAAATCCGGGAATATAAGGGATATATCTTTAGTTAAGAGGTCACTATAACCAAGCATTGATTCGAATAATGCCTCGTTTAAggaaatgattttaaaatcagAGTTTATAAATAGCAAGCCCGCTgcataatgaaaaataatatattgaAATGAAGATTTGGAAAGGGGGTATATCATACTGGGACAATAGTAGCCTTCAGTCGTTTTTGTAGTTAGGTACAGACGCTGATCCCAGGTTTTTGGTAGTCTCGAAGGAAGAAGATCAGACGTTAAAGGCTGTTCAGTTCGTTCGTCGACGGCAACACCATCTTGTAACTTGATATCAATGTATGATTCTTCAacaaattccaaaatccaaattaatttaccctgtttttcttttaccCAAAAATCCATAAGGCGGACACCATCAACAGTAATAACAGGAAACACATCACCACAAAACAAGATTCTTTCATGTTCATTGTCTATTGGGAAAgaaacaattaaattagAGAGAtgtgaagaaaatgattttggaaaaatgtCAAAAACGCTATGCCGATTCAGCTGAGAACCGGCATAtccaaaaagtaaacagAAATAGTCATTGGCAGACCAAATACTGAATGTTGTGTTGCTGGTAGTGACAATAGCTTGAGAGGAGCAATGAACTGGCCAATTGCTGTGTTCTTTATGAGGAATAGGAACATACGATATATCGCTCAAAGACCTACGTTTTTCGGGATTAATGGTGAAAGGAGATCGATTTAGGCCGTCTCCCAAAGCTTCGGTGCTAATATAGTAGTTCCCGACAAGAGGTTCATTGGCATGCTGTAAATCATAGTCTGTCACAGATTCCCACAAATTTGCCCGCGAACTAGTATCTAAAGGGATATAACCGTCATTTGCATCTCTTGACAGAACCGGACTATAAGAAAACGAGTAAGGAGAACTACTAGAGAAAGTCAAAAGCTTAACTCGAGCAGCGTTACTTAATAAGTTcttattttcctttttagGTAGAAACGATGCTAACGGTCTCTCAAAACTAGCTCCAAAAGATCTAAATCCATTAGcaaaaagattaaaaatataaaaaaataaataatattttcactcccaattttaaatttaaaaattggtaATCTTAAAACACACCTAGCTCGTGTACGTTGAACCTGCTTGCTGGTCAAATGTTTAAAGACGTCTGTTAAATTAAAGGTTAGTGCTGTTTTTGGACACAAAAAGACAAACCTTGAGACATCTAAAAATCAATTCCGTACACTATCCAGAAATAATTTCAGGAGGATAGGGTTCTGCTTGAGCTACTCAATTTCTTCTGCAAAATTTGTAGATTTCAGAAACACTTCTCTTCAGACGAAATCGCaagcaaaataaagattttagATAACATAGAAATCAAAAAGCATCAAAACCAATTGTAAATTGTAAGTTTCAACACGTCTATAAAAATGTTGGCAATGTGCTGGGTTGTCTATGTTGGTGAACTAAGTAGTATGACAACTTAAGGAAGCCAAACATTAAGGTTGAAGggcttaaaaaatcaatttaattgacttgaatttttaaggGAAAATTGATTTCTATTTAGCAATCAGTTCGATAGTCAAGAGGAaggagtttttgaaaacaccTAACTTGCATGATACCTGGCTAAATAGTGATGAAGGCTACTTGCGGTTGAGGAATTAGGCTTACTTTGGTGGCAGAGATTACGCTACAAACATTCATGAATAAAGTATAAAAACATAGATTTATATTCTAAATATTATAGAGTGGAAGAggttaaaatt
This portion of the Schizosaccharomyces pombe strain 972h- genome assembly, chromosome: I genome encodes:
- the rif1 gene encoding telomere length regulator Rif1 yields the protein MTKEIAVKEASNMLLQEPSTPSSQAVGLSSSPSSSIRKKKVNFSSELENSPGGNRPSFGLPKRGILKTSTPLSSIKQPNFQSFEGNESEKETSLQELQSSFCSGIENLQHVEKSARIETYSKLSSFLKIYTPSLPEDPIFPLLNQLCNFLLSDRCSNNSEGSPDFQLNTQANKLLSILLWHPTISSHIQPETATVFIEQSLNFLEGPKLTKALAAQHLHLLSCQKCPLSIHPLCNRILDVCFNISFPSLVIGQERLAVLTKILSQFPLEFSRRVVDWAPYLLACLVDASRPIREKALLLALDLSKHLYHDKLVARTILANFRSDIKGTAFVLIMTEQFEKLVIEEDDGVYVAHAWAAIISVLGGARISSWEYFNTWLKIIQLCFNSMNPLTKCAAQTSWIRLIHEFSLSETLTQATKRLTLLCQPISMVLGSRNLPTVKNAAMTTLIALIYACLRPGISDAMLSLLWDSVIVNILEKCALKNEVTIFESSNILLALFNTLSNGVWKDDRLVCRESVEAKELPKLNPVWVRANCSRTIEPVKTLLLLAKPDHTVKTTTPARKQHIRGLSYEQSSSVWSTYIKCLASAGQKEIKRSVETGRAICCICSSLHKFLYSKSIRKDELYVERVSRFALMVKSAIEAFGINTFVEASYLVSDNQLVLIDQTKAIDSYDHVPISPLIYLLHSLALLTNGTLFSTVHAAYSSILSSIEEYHLRFGLKLMLLWDCVSPLSDDGTLVLARVLVSHEVSRLTSEALLSELKSRNGNNSVEEGFSEEERSILLKLLSWNVKFCSISDAGSVNNLLQQYFTAIYKFEGCGSVFPFVVDPFTTILDDVLSFEANKVYSFAISLMKVSTFESCTKELPPVTLPENIRQHLDSYNHMVELYNTLLQRLSSSDQVDLQCRYLHELSEFIKKIPKEFIFHTICKLSKGLIPCFLMNAFPQLEKSTTLQKSCTNFCILILQLLLNSTATASNILESLSPLLTSGLKSISKEVVLAAIKFWNQVFGKFESEEYPIELQKTISYLSKTYIILLPFQSLCPGGKQANHQSSEKMSDILKGVDELRSVSKNGPYASSQDKGEKTTEFSGPGKPNNDNYIQIASVQELDDSSKGKAGKMPASKKNKRQKGDVKKIDETKNEATDMEESLTTPSGKVNKEVIVDDTSLRDEAIVPDKAIDVADNSNALLKENISSQSNRKADNNGTPSVNNSFTTANNDECSKENSQIEPEGQTASREGVLSTPRSTRKKRKLGRKSQSSNVNKEVAISEVSATLENVEVIERHGISEQGQNLDESACVLTNESSLSQTEIPEEKTENETTAVNGFENSKKRQFSSLLSGSIDTNNESNKVSSVEFDKSGPQDIIQSMTEATFEIEKNIQDLKSEEVQKLSDLLMRLQRAILSRIA
- the ppk6 gene encoding serine/threonine protein kinase Ppk6 — protein: MSQDVFKHLTSKQVQRTRARSFGASFERPLASFLPKKENKNLLSNAARVKLLTFSSSSPYSFSYSPVLSRDANDGYIPLDTSSRANLWESVTDYDLQHANEPLVGNYYISTEALGDGLNRSPFTINPEKRRSLSDISYVPIPHKEHSNWPVHCSSQAIVTTSNTTFSIWSANDYFCLLFGYAGSQLNRHSVFDIFPKSFSSHLSNLIVSFPIDNEHERILFCGDVFPVITVDGVRLMDFWVKEKQGKLIWILEFVEESYIDIKLQDGVAVDERTEQPLTSDLLPSRLPKTWDQRLYLTTKTTEGYYCPSMIYPLSKSSFQYIIFHYAAGLLFINSDFKIISLNEALFESMLGYSDLLTKDISLIFPDFKLVLQQLADSHALDPGRVVSEIHVRHAYRTCTADKMKKADYPYLIHSDGNIIQIDCQIISVSPHSVKSNEPAFGVWLIFDSVDNRASDFVRSMRSSVILEEVVISDESEEEEDLSADEDYVDSEWEVVPHNIASYTTIKELGIGAYGQVKLATYKSNKVHEVILKSISKSRILLDSWMRDKDLGTVPMEISILHFLKAHSHPNIVKMITFFEDNENYYLLTEPQKPGIDLFDYIELKPSISEKESKAIFFQIALAVAHLHSFDIIHRDIKDENVILEGNGCARLIDFGSSSLTKNGPFDTFRGTVGFAAPELLRGEKYLGKEQDIWALGILLYTIVYRENPYYNIEEILDAKLRIPFELSKDNVDLICRMLDRNVHDRITIEETLQHHWFDDIRYLDTSHIRIPLSS